The Deinobacterium chartae genome includes a window with the following:
- a CDS encoding 3-hydroxyacyl-CoA dehydrogenase NAD-binding domain-containing protein: MTHSIAVVGAGTMGAGIAQLGLQSGLHVTLFDVQPAQLERARGNLEGTFAKLHAKGRLEEAPDTLLGRLSLGDRYEDLSGAGIIIEAAPERFELKREIFVRLEEVAHPQAVLATNTSTLSVSAIAGALKDPSRLVGMHFFNPAPLMPLVEVVRGDLSSDTAVEAVTALAQRMGRTPVAALDTPGFIVNRVARPYYGEGLRMAGEGIASFADIDAILRGAGFRMGPFELMDLIGLDVNFAATQSVYRACFEDPRYRPHPIQARMVESGRLGRKTGRGFYDYPEAP; this comes from the coding sequence ATGACCCACAGCATTGCGGTCGTTGGTGCGGGAACCATGGGCGCAGGCATCGCCCAACTGGGCCTGCAAAGCGGCCTGCACGTGACCCTCTTCGACGTTCAGCCCGCCCAGCTCGAGCGGGCGCGCGGCAACCTTGAGGGAACCTTTGCCAAACTGCACGCCAAGGGCCGCCTCGAGGAAGCCCCGGATACCCTGCTGGGCCGCCTGAGCCTTGGCGATCGTTACGAGGACCTTTCCGGTGCGGGCATCATCATCGAGGCCGCCCCGGAGCGCTTTGAACTCAAACGCGAGATCTTCGTCCGCCTCGAGGAGGTGGCCCACCCGCAGGCGGTGCTGGCCACCAACACCTCGACGCTGTCGGTGAGCGCCATCGCCGGAGCGCTCAAAGACCCCTCGAGGCTGGTCGGGATGCACTTTTTCAATCCGGCTCCGCTGATGCCGCTGGTCGAGGTGGTCCGCGGTGACCTCAGCTCGGATACGGCGGTAGAAGCGGTCACCGCGCTGGCGCAGCGCATGGGCCGCACCCCGGTGGCCGCGCTGGACACGCCGGGCTTCATCGTGAACCGGGTGGCCCGCCCGTACTACGGCGAGGGCCTGCGCATGGCCGGCGAGGGCATCGCGTCGTTCGCGGACATCGACGCCATCTTGCGCGGCGCGGGCTTTCGGATGGGCCCGTTCGAACTGATGGACCTGATCGGCCTGGACGTGAACTTCGCCGCCACCCAGAGCGTGTACCGGGCCTGCTTCGAAGACCCCCGCTACCGTCCGCACCCCATCCAGGCCCGCATGGTCGAGTCCGGGCGTCTGGGACGCAAGACCGGCCGGGGCTTTTACGACTATCCGGAGGCCCCGTGA
- a CDS encoding fatty acid desaturase, with the protein MTELNHLRVYTKELKQHLPRDIFQPVPARLLWLIPYLGLIIAGALIIALTSWPIVIKIVLSLMMGFSFASLGFLGHEVLHGSVVKTPWLRDTIGGLCFFIFGLSSKLWRKWHNVDHHGHTQHPSLDPDAFETLEEYHKHVGIRFLYGLPPALRSFANFVSFTFWFSLLSPLMLKHYHRHLKPRERAVMYAQTLFPYLFWITVGILVGPVHFILIVVIPALIANFLVMSYIATNHLLCPLTETNDPLANSLTIQNPRWLDFLHLNFSHHVEHHIFPSVNPVHAPKIRALLLRLYPDRYQQMTWGRALLTLWRTPRLYGPDHKTLVSPEGMTFGTLGHGLDPKNVRPKK; encoded by the coding sequence GTGACCGAACTCAACCACCTGCGCGTCTACACCAAAGAACTCAAGCAGCACCTGCCCCGCGACATTTTCCAGCCGGTGCCGGCCCGGCTGCTGTGGCTCATTCCCTACCTCGGCCTGATCATCGCCGGAGCGCTGATCATCGCCCTCACCTCCTGGCCGATCGTCATCAAGATCGTGCTGAGCCTGATGATGGGGTTCTCTTTTGCCTCGCTGGGTTTCTTGGGCCACGAGGTCCTGCACGGCTCGGTGGTCAAGACCCCCTGGCTGCGCGATACCATCGGCGGCCTGTGCTTTTTCATCTTCGGCCTCTCCAGCAAGCTGTGGCGCAAGTGGCACAACGTGGACCACCACGGCCACACCCAGCACCCCAGCCTCGATCCGGACGCCTTTGAAACCCTCGAGGAGTACCACAAGCACGTGGGCATCCGTTTCCTGTACGGCCTGCCCCCGGCGCTGCGCAGCTTCGCCAACTTCGTGTCCTTTACCTTCTGGTTCTCGCTGCTCTCGCCGCTGATGCTCAAGCACTACCACCGCCACCTCAAGCCGCGCGAGCGGGCGGTGATGTACGCCCAGACCCTCTTCCCCTACCTGTTCTGGATCACCGTGGGCATCCTGGTCGGCCCGGTGCACTTTATCCTGATCGTGGTGATCCCGGCATTGATCGCCAACTTCCTGGTGATGTCCTACATCGCCACCAACCACCTGCTGTGCCCGCTGACCGAGACCAACGACCCGCTGGCCAACAGTCTGACCATCCAAAACCCCCGCTGGCTCGACTTCCTGCACCTCAACTTCTCGCACCACGTCGAGCACCACATCTTCCCCTCGGTTAACCCGGTGCACGCGCCCAAGATTCGGGCCCTGCTGCTGCGCCTGTACCCCGACCGCTACCAGCAGATGACGTGGGGCCGCGCCCTGCTGACGCTGTGGCGCACCCCGCGCCTGTACGGCCCCGACCACAAGACCCTGGTCAGCCCCGAGGGCATGACCTTCGGCACGCTGGGTCACGGGCTGGACCCCAAAAACGTTCGCCCCAAGAAGTAA
- a CDS encoding histidine phosphatase family protein, producing MKRVYLIRHGENLANLARELSCRRVDRDLTERGRLQAEQVAAYLQGLGIRALFASPLRRAQQTAEPLARALGRPVTLLEGLRELNAGDLEVDGEPHTLEARWREHDEVLAAWRAGDRARRFPGGENWHELQARSLEAWSRILEAPGDAAVFGHSGQIKLTLPELCPDLDAALLRASMMPGSVTEVAFDAARPSGGRLIRFADAAHLSGDAAIPTPVPSFEQLIQAAVNEVQA from the coding sequence GTGAAGCGGGTGTACCTGATCCGCCACGGCGAGAACCTGGCCAATTTGGCGCGCGAGCTGTCGTGCCGCCGCGTGGACCGTGACCTCACCGAGCGCGGTCGGCTGCAGGCCGAACAGGTTGCTGCCTACCTGCAGGGCCTCGGGATCCGCGCGCTGTTCGCGTCGCCGCTGCGGCGCGCGCAGCAGACCGCCGAACCGCTGGCCCGCGCGCTGGGCCGTCCGGTCACGCTGCTCGAGGGCCTGCGCGAACTCAACGCCGGGGACCTCGAGGTGGACGGCGAGCCGCACACGCTCGAGGCACGCTGGCGCGAGCACGACGAGGTGCTGGCCGCGTGGCGCGCCGGAGACCGCGCGCGCCGCTTTCCGGGCGGCGAAAACTGGCACGAGCTGCAAGCGCGCAGCCTCGAGGCCTGGAGCCGTATCCTGGAAGCTCCGGGGGACGCGGCGGTGTTCGGGCACAGCGGTCAGATCAAGCTGACCCTGCCCGAGCTGTGCCCTGACCTGGACGCTGCGCTGCTGCGTGCGTCCATGATGCCCGGCTCGGTCACCGAGGTCGCCTTTGATGCGGCGCGGCCATCCGGGGGCCGCCTGATTCGTTTTGCCGACGCGGCTCACCTGAGTGGAGACGCCGCCATCCCCACGCCCGTCCCATCCTTCGAGCAGCTGATTCAGGCTGCCGTAAACGAGGTTCAAGCATGA
- a CDS encoding EthD family reductase encodes MIKLVGLYRRPTDEAAFLEHDHAAHLPLMRRVPGLERLEVTRLTRAPLGGEPAFFLMAEMYFADLEAYRAAMRSPENAEAGRDLMQFAGERVTLVQGEVE; translated from the coding sequence GTGATCAAGCTGGTGGGCCTCTACCGCCGCCCAACGGACGAGGCGGCATTTCTCGAGCACGACCACGCGGCGCACCTGCCGCTGATGCGGCGCGTGCCCGGCCTGGAACGCCTCGAAGTTACCCGCCTGACGCGGGCTCCCCTGGGTGGGGAGCCCGCGTTTTTCCTGATGGCCGAGATGTATTTCGCCGACCTCGAGGCGTACCGGGCCGCGATGCGCTCGCCCGAGAACGCCGAGGCCGGCCGGGACCTGATGCAGTTTGCCGGGGAACGGGTGACCCTGGTGCAAGGAGAAGTCGAATGA
- a CDS encoding thioesterase family protein encodes MRPIPQGYQATLEVLVTPEMTVHFEELGRLHPVYATYWMAKHFEEAGRKIILPFLEEGENGLGSAVSVDHRASALPGMRVTITATLERVEGRRIYASMTAVNELGDLIGTGSTVQVALPQERIDRGFRDLEARFRAHREERV; translated from the coding sequence ATGAGGCCGATTCCCCAGGGCTACCAGGCGACCCTCGAGGTGCTGGTCACGCCCGAGATGACCGTGCACTTCGAGGAACTGGGCAGGCTGCACCCGGTGTACGCCACCTATTGGATGGCCAAGCACTTCGAGGAGGCGGGGCGCAAGATCATCTTGCCCTTTCTCGAGGAGGGCGAGAACGGTCTGGGCAGCGCGGTGTCGGTAGACCACCGGGCCTCGGCCCTGCCGGGCATGCGGGTGACCATCACCGCCACCCTCGAGCGGGTGGAGGGCCGCCGCATCTATGCCAGCATGACCGCCGTGAACGAACTCGGTGACCTGATCGGCACGGGCAGCACCGTGCAGGTCGCCCTGCCCCAGGAGCGCATCGACCGCGGTTTCCGGGACCTCGAGGCGCGTTTCCGGGCCCACCGGGAGGAGCGCGTGTGA
- the paaK gene encoding phenylacetate--CoA ligase PaaK, translated as MFNPTAESMPVEKLRALQLERLRACARRVYERVPFYRQRFEERGMTPDDLRTLPDLARLPFTRKSDLRDHYPFGLLAVPREDVVRIHASSGTTGKPTVVCYTEADVALFTEVVARSLYAAGGRRGMIFHNAYGYGLFTGGLGTHYGGERLGMSVVPISGGMTERQVTLIEDFRPEIIACTPSYALVLAEALYARGHSPKTIPIRYAVLGAEPWTEAMRAQIEEMLGCKATNIYGLSEIIGPGVSQEDANEQNGSYIWEDHFYPEIVDVETGEPLPDGEWGVLVLTSMTREAMPLLRYWTGDITRLIPGENATGRSMRRMDIIRGRADDMLIVRGVNVYPTQLEAVLVTFPQLSAHYQITLARAGLLDDVTVAVEVSEGYFKTVGPELLEEGTPPAGSAVDGLSRQVQHRIKDTVGVTVAVRLVAPGRLPRSQGGKLRRVVDERPAR; from the coding sequence ATGTTCAATCCGACCGCCGAAAGCATGCCGGTTGAGAAGCTCAGGGCCCTGCAGCTCGAGCGGCTGCGGGCCTGCGCGCGCCGCGTGTACGAGCGCGTACCGTTTTACCGCCAGCGTTTCGAGGAACGCGGCATGACTCCGGACGACCTGCGTACGCTGCCCGACCTCGCGCGCCTGCCGTTTACGCGCAAGAGCGACTTGCGCGACCACTATCCCTTCGGCCTGCTGGCGGTCCCGCGCGAGGACGTGGTGCGCATTCACGCCTCGAGCGGCACCACCGGCAAGCCCACGGTGGTGTGTTACACCGAGGCCGACGTGGCCCTCTTCACCGAGGTGGTTGCGCGCAGCCTGTACGCGGCGGGCGGGCGGCGCGGCATGATCTTTCACAACGCCTACGGCTACGGGCTGTTTACCGGTGGCCTGGGCACGCACTACGGCGGCGAGCGGCTGGGCATGAGCGTCGTGCCCATCTCGGGCGGCATGACCGAGCGGCAAGTGACCCTGATCGAGGATTTCCGACCCGAGATCATCGCCTGTACGCCCAGCTACGCCCTGGTGCTGGCCGAGGCCCTCTACGCCCGGGGGCACTCGCCCAAGACCATCCCGATCCGCTACGCGGTGCTGGGCGCTGAGCCGTGGACCGAGGCGATGCGCGCCCAGATCGAGGAGATGCTGGGCTGCAAGGCCACCAACATCTACGGCCTCTCCGAGATCATCGGCCCAGGGGTGAGCCAGGAGGACGCGAACGAGCAGAACGGCTCGTACATCTGGGAGGACCACTTCTACCCGGAAATCGTGGACGTCGAGACCGGCGAGCCGCTTCCCGACGGCGAGTGGGGCGTGCTGGTCCTGACCTCCATGACCCGCGAGGCCATGCCGCTGCTGCGCTACTGGACCGGCGACATCACCCGCCTGATTCCCGGTGAGAACGCGACCGGGCGCAGCATGCGCCGCATGGACATCATCCGGGGCCGCGCCGACGACATGCTGATCGTGCGCGGGGTCAACGTGTACCCCACCCAGCTCGAGGCGGTGCTGGTGACCTTCCCGCAGCTCTCGGCGCACTACCAGATCACCCTGGCGCGCGCGGGGCTGCTCGACGACGTGACCGTGGCGGTAGAAGTCTCCGAAGGCTACTTCAAGACCGTGGGGCCAGAACTCCTCGAGGAGGGGACCCCGCCGGCGGGCAGCGCAGTCGACGGGCTGAGCCGCCAGGTGCAGCACCGGATCAAGGACACCGTAGGCGTTACGGTAGCGGTCCGGCTGGTCGCTCCCGGTCGCCTGCCGCGCTCGCAGGGCGGCAAACTGCGGCGGGTGGTCGACGAGCGGCCCGCGCGGTGA
- a CDS encoding DUF2339 domain-containing protein, which translates to MIAYVLLGAALGWLAESAPFAGLLLGAALGYLAWLALDIQVQLKTLRRDLEDLARRTDLAAGAEPTRGHAPTPRPVPLDTSPLSAPGEPPKSPPLPRPVPLDAPPARSRPAKLEGGGGLRWPQWLVGSSPWARVGAVLLFIGTGLLTKYAADAGLLPIRLRLAGVVIVALLLLGLGWRLRRVRRDYALVLQGTGIGLLYLTVYAGTALYHLLSPPAALTLLVALSAALALLATLQRAQVLAGMAAIGGFLAPVLSAPDAPPGLIFAYDALLGAGVLLLARARHWDGLSLLGFTFTFVIGGLWGFFRYRPEAFWLTELALIGFFLAYTLLPPRARDARVDAVLLFGPPLAFSLLQSALLLGERGPLTLSALLLALFYAARFAWSRDQRVPSEAYRALAVVFVTLSVPLGLEAVPGGVVWALEGVALAWAGRSLPFYRRAGAALQVAGPLLVLPYAAGALTLLWTSVLLGAAGLLTATLLGQSRPLLDRWLSRALGVWALLVWYGGGALALWELRPDSGWGAVLMYWSASALLMALLSGAGDLLRWPARLLLLPALPLLLTDALLDRPLATWAAAVFFAAQAVLLSRGLLGGAHGAGSYLLLSTLLTLEAVQGLARAFINPTWAQAALGAVPVACALLLFELSPRAVHVRRHATAWALGAALPLLGFGVLWFLLALGVPGDSAPLPFVPLLNPLDLCLLLVPLLGVQLLTTRGLRAGGPLAHALERWRDAWPPGLMPHALGVLFVLWWSAALLRAAARLEGIPYAFGDLLASGAAQAVLSLGWSVVALAAMLWARRSGERGVWVFGAVLLGAVLLKLFLVDLAGSGTLARVVSFVGVGLLMLLIGYLVPAPPRAPEPPAPADGT; encoded by the coding sequence GTGATCGCCTACGTGCTGCTGGGAGCCGCCCTCGGATGGCTGGCAGAAAGCGCGCCGTTCGCGGGCCTGCTGCTGGGAGCCGCCCTCGGTTACCTGGCGTGGCTGGCCCTGGACATCCAGGTTCAGCTCAAGACGCTGCGACGCGACCTCGAGGACCTCGCGCGCCGTACGGACCTCGCTGCGGGAGCGGAGCCGACTCGAGGTCACGCGCCGACGCCCCGGCCGGTGCCGCTGGACACCTCGCCCCTGTCCGCTCCGGGTGAACCGCCCAAATCACCGCCGTTGCCGCGCCCTGTTCCGCTGGACGCGCCCCCGGCTCGCTCCCGCCCGGCCAAGCTCGAGGGCGGGGGCGGGCTGCGCTGGCCACAGTGGCTGGTGGGCAGCAGCCCCTGGGCGCGGGTGGGGGCAGTTCTGCTGTTCATCGGGACCGGCCTGCTGACCAAGTACGCGGCCGACGCGGGCCTGTTGCCGATCCGTCTGCGGCTGGCCGGTGTGGTGATAGTAGCGCTGCTGCTGCTGGGCCTGGGCTGGCGGTTGCGCCGGGTTCGGCGCGATTACGCGCTGGTGCTGCAGGGTACGGGTATCGGACTGCTGTACCTGACCGTGTACGCGGGCACGGCCCTGTACCACCTGCTGTCGCCGCCCGCCGCGCTCACGCTGCTGGTCGCACTCAGCGCGGCACTGGCGTTGCTGGCCACGCTGCAGCGCGCGCAGGTGCTGGCGGGCATGGCAGCCATCGGCGGTTTCCTGGCCCCGGTGCTGAGCGCTCCGGATGCTCCGCCCGGATTGATCTTCGCCTACGACGCGCTGCTGGGCGCGGGCGTGCTGCTGCTGGCGCGCGCACGGCACTGGGACGGCCTGAGCCTGCTGGGATTCACCTTCACCTTCGTGATCGGCGGGCTGTGGGGGTTTTTCCGCTACCGCCCAGAGGCCTTCTGGCTCACCGAGTTGGCGTTGATCGGATTTTTTCTGGCGTATACCCTGCTGCCGCCCCGGGCGCGTGACGCGCGCGTAGACGCGGTGCTGTTGTTCGGTCCGCCGCTGGCCTTCAGCCTGCTGCAAAGTGCCCTGCTGCTGGGCGAGCGCGGGCCGCTGACCCTCAGCGCGCTGCTGCTGGCGCTGTTCTATGCGGCGCGTTTTGCGTGGTCGCGCGATCAGCGCGTGCCGAGCGAGGCGTACCGCGCCCTGGCGGTGGTCTTCGTGACGCTCAGCGTGCCCCTCGGCCTCGAGGCCGTTCCTGGCGGCGTGGTGTGGGCCCTCGAGGGGGTGGCACTCGCCTGGGCAGGCCGCTCTCTGCCGTTTTACCGCCGCGCGGGAGCTGCCCTGCAGGTGGCCGGCCCGCTGCTGGTGCTGCCCTACGCTGCGGGGGCGTTGACGCTGCTGTGGACCAGTGTGCTGCTGGGGGCGGCGGGCCTGCTGACCGCCACGCTGCTGGGGCAGAGCCGTCCGCTGCTCGATCGGTGGCTCAGCCGGGCGCTGGGCGTGTGGGCGCTGCTGGTGTGGTACGGCGGCGGGGCGCTGGCGTTGTGGGAGCTGCGCCCGGACAGCGGCTGGGGAGCCGTGCTGATGTACTGGAGCGCCTCGGCGCTGCTGATGGCGCTGCTCTCGGGTGCAGGTGATCTGCTGCGCTGGCCGGCCCGGCTGCTGCTGTTGCCGGCGCTGCCGCTGCTGCTGACCGACGCGCTGCTCGACCGGCCGCTGGCTACCTGGGCTGCTGCGGTCTTCTTCGCGGCGCAGGCCGTGCTGCTGTCGCGCGGTTTGCTGGGTGGGGCGCACGGGGCGGGCAGTTACCTGCTGCTGAGCACCCTGCTGACCCTCGAGGCGGTGCAGGGCCTGGCACGAGCCTTTATTAACCCCACCTGGGCGCAGGCCGCGCTGGGAGCGGTGCCGGTAGCGTGCGCGCTGCTGCTGTTCGAGCTGTCCCCCCGGGCGGTGCACGTGCGCAGGCACGCGACCGCCTGGGCGCTGGGGGCGGCCCTGCCGCTGCTGGGCTTCGGGGTGCTGTGGTTTCTGCTCGCGCTGGGCGTTCCGGGCGATTCGGCACCGCTGCCGTTCGTTCCGCTGCTCAATCCGCTGGACCTGTGCCTGCTGCTGGTGCCGCTGCTGGGCGTGCAGTTGCTGACCACGCGCGGGCTGCGCGCGGGTGGGCCGCTGGCCCACGCGCTGGAACGCTGGCGAGACGCGTGGCCGCCCGGCCTGATGCCGCATGCCCTGGGCGTGCTGTTCGTGCTGTGGTGGTCGGCGGCGCTGCTGCGGGCCGCTGCGCGCCTCGAGGGGATTCCCTACGCCTTCGGGGATCTGCTGGCCAGCGGCGCGGCGCAGGCGGTGCTGTCGCTCGGCTGGAGCGTGGTGGCGCTGGCCGCCATGTTGTGGGCACGCCGCAGCGGCGAGCGGGGGGTGTGGGTCTTCGGAGCGGTGTTGTTGGGAGCGGTGCTGCTCAAGCTGTTCCTGGTGGACCTGGCGGGCAGCGGGACGCTGGCTCGGGTGGTGAGTTTTGTGGGTGTGGGGCTGCTGATGCTGCTGATCGGTTATCTGGTCCCCGCTCCGCCGCGGGCTCCGGAGCCGCCTGCCCCGGCGGATGGAACCTAG
- a CDS encoding 3-hydroxyacyl-CoA dehydrogenase family protein → MKLHLFGRARLRAQFEQQLHDRGNPHELVSAAQADWIIDFGETLEEKQVLFDLRARAPMLSLTYPASPTHLAARTCYPDRVVGFSALPPVSRASVLELMPALQSSPALVAQARELLESTGLRVIEVGETPAGVAARTVACLVNEAVSAVAERVADPATIDTAMRLGTNYPRGPLEWAGHVGLRAVLAMLEGLYQEYGEDRYRPHPLLRRAVLAGRETL, encoded by the coding sequence GTGAAGCTGCACCTGTTCGGACGTGCCCGGTTGCGCGCCCAGTTCGAGCAGCAACTGCACGACCGGGGCAACCCGCACGAACTGGTGAGCGCTGCCCAGGCCGACTGGATCATCGATTTTGGCGAGACCCTCGAGGAGAAACAGGTGCTGTTCGACCTGCGGGCGCGGGCACCCATGCTCAGCCTCACCTACCCGGCCTCGCCCACGCATCTTGCGGCCCGCACCTGCTATCCGGACCGGGTGGTGGGCTTCAGCGCGCTGCCCCCGGTCAGCCGCGCCAGCGTTCTGGAGCTGATGCCCGCCCTGCAAAGCAGTCCCGCCCTGGTCGCGCAGGCGCGCGAACTGCTGGAGAGCACCGGGCTGCGGGTGATCGAGGTGGGGGAAACCCCCGCCGGGGTGGCCGCCCGCACGGTCGCCTGCCTGGTGAACGAGGCGGTGAGCGCGGTGGCCGAGCGGGTGGCCGATCCTGCCACCATCGACACCGCCATGCGCCTGGGCACCAACTACCCGCGCGGTCCCCTCGAGTGGGCCGGCCACGTCGGGCTGCGCGCGGTGCTGGCCATGCTCGAGGGGCTCTACCAGGAGTACGGCGAGGACCGCTACCGCCCGCACCCGCTGCTGCGCCGCGCGGTGCTGGCCGGGAGAGAAACCCTGTGA
- a CDS encoding thiolase family protein, which translates to MREAVIVSAVRTPIGRYGGGLSGVRPDDLGAVALKAALERAGVPVDDVTDIIMGCANQAGEDNRNVGRMSALLAGFPVTVPATTINRLCGSSLDAINTAVKGVLSGEGDVFIAGGVESMSRAPWVLPKPERAFQTGNGTYYDTTIGWRFINPRMQELHGTDSMGETAENLAEEYRIAREDQDRFALASHLRAVAAQQAGYLDGHVVPVDVPGRKGTVTVSRDEGPRPDTTLEVLSTLKPAFKRGGSVTAGNASSLNDGAAAVVITSREYAKAHGLEVLARVRSFAVAGVPPRIMGIGPVPATRKALERVGMQLSDLELIELNEAFAAQSLAVLHDLGIAPDDARVNVNGGAIALGHPLGASGARIMADLVHEMKRRGAATGLATMCIGVGQGIATVVERI; encoded by the coding sequence ATGAGAGAAGCCGTTATCGTATCCGCCGTCCGCACCCCGATCGGACGTTACGGCGGAGGACTGTCGGGCGTGCGCCCCGACGACCTGGGGGCCGTGGCCCTCAAGGCCGCCCTCGAGCGCGCCGGAGTGCCCGTCGACGACGTGACCGACATCATCATGGGCTGCGCCAACCAGGCGGGCGAGGACAACCGCAACGTGGGCCGCATGAGTGCTTTGCTGGCCGGTTTCCCGGTCACGGTGCCCGCCACCACCATCAACCGACTGTGCGGCAGCTCGCTCGACGCCATCAACACCGCCGTCAAGGGTGTGCTGTCCGGCGAGGGAGACGTGTTCATCGCCGGAGGCGTGGAGAGCATGAGCCGTGCTCCCTGGGTGCTGCCCAAGCCCGAACGCGCCTTCCAGACCGGCAACGGCACCTACTACGACACCACCATCGGCTGGCGCTTCATCAACCCCCGGATGCAGGAGCTGCACGGCACCGACTCGATGGGAGAGACCGCCGAGAACCTCGCCGAGGAGTACCGGATCGCGCGCGAGGACCAGGACCGCTTCGCGCTCGCCAGCCACCTGCGCGCCGTGGCGGCGCAGCAGGCCGGGTACCTCGACGGGCACGTCGTACCGGTGGACGTTCCGGGCCGCAAGGGCACGGTCACGGTCAGCCGCGACGAGGGACCGCGCCCGGACACCACCCTCGAGGTGCTTTCTACCCTCAAACCCGCCTTCAAGCGTGGCGGCAGCGTGACCGCCGGCAACGCCAGCAGCCTCAACGACGGGGCCGCCGCCGTGGTCATCACCTCGCGCGAGTACGCCAAGGCGCACGGCCTCGAGGTGCTCGCCCGCGTGCGCTCCTTTGCGGTTGCGGGCGTTCCCCCGCGCATCATGGGCATCGGCCCGGTGCCCGCCACCCGCAAGGCCCTCGAACGGGTGGGAATGCAGCTCTCGGACCTCGAGCTGATCGAGCTGAACGAGGCTTTCGCCGCGCAGAGCCTGGCGGTGCTGCACGACTTGGGCATCGCACCCGACGATGCCCGCGTCAACGTGAACGGCGGGGCCATCGCGCTGGGTCATCCGCTGGGCGCTTCGGGAGCGCGCATCATGGCCGATCTGGTGCACGAGATGAAGCGCCGTGGCGCTGCCACCGGCCTGGCGACCATGTGCATCGGGGTGGGTCAGGGTATTGCGACCGTGGTCGAACGCATCTAG
- a CDS encoding DUF2992 family protein, which yields MLVQRTVDFEDPCWVGVFERLAGRRREAARAVFGAEPNPAELYA from the coding sequence ATGCTGGTCCAACGGACCGTTGATTTCGAAGATCCGTGCTGGGTGGGGGTATTCGAGCGCCTCGCAGGCAGGCGCCGCGAGGCCGCCCGGGCGGTGTTCGGGGCCGAGCCGAACCCGGCCGAGCTGTACGCCTGA
- a CDS encoding enoyl-CoA hydratase/isomerase family protein has product MSERAYVGRDPESFGFQYIRYEKRDYVATVTFNRPEVLNCVNLPMLQELQVAFKDVMWDDSVAVLVLTGEGKAFCTGADMREQAEFQVRPRDYYKWMQEFIAAHELLRNLGKPSIARLGGIVVGGGNEFNMSCDLAIMADHAYIRQVGASHGSVAAAGATQYLPLIVGDRRAREILFLNEEIPAEKALEWGLVNQVVPLYELDAAVARMAEKLYNKLPTVLRYTKQQLNYWRDMSWGTTIGHAKDWLAIHNVSLEVQEGVRAFAEKRRPDYRRLREAWREDTRPEFPEPGE; this is encoded by the coding sequence ATGAGCGAACGCGCCTATGTGGGACGTGATCCGGAGAGCTTCGGGTTTCAGTACATCCGCTACGAGAAACGGGATTACGTCGCGACCGTGACCTTTAACCGCCCCGAGGTGCTCAACTGCGTGAACCTGCCGATGCTGCAGGAGTTGCAGGTGGCTTTTAAGGACGTGATGTGGGATGACAGCGTTGCGGTGCTGGTCCTGACCGGCGAAGGCAAGGCCTTCTGCACCGGGGCGGACATGCGCGAGCAGGCCGAGTTCCAGGTGCGTCCGCGCGACTACTACAAGTGGATGCAGGAGTTCATCGCCGCCCACGAGCTGCTGCGCAACCTGGGCAAACCCTCGATCGCGCGGCTGGGCGGCATCGTGGTGGGCGGCGGCAACGAGTTCAACATGAGCTGTGACCTCGCGATCATGGCCGACCACGCCTACATCCGCCAGGTGGGGGCCTCGCACGGCTCGGTGGCCGCCGCCGGGGCCACGCAGTACCTGCCCCTGATCGTCGGGGATCGCCGCGCCCGTGAGATTCTGTTTCTCAACGAGGAGATCCCGGCCGAAAAAGCCCTCGAGTGGGGCCTGGTGAACCAGGTGGTTCCGCTGTACGAGCTCGACGCGGCGGTGGCGCGCATGGCCGAGAAGCTGTACAACAAGCTGCCCACCGTGCTGCGCTACACCAAGCAGCAGCTCAACTACTGGCGGGACATGTCCTGGGGAACGACCATCGGTCACGCCAAGGACTGGCTGGCGATTCACAACGTCTCGCTCGAGGTGCAAGAGGGGGTGCGGGCTTTTGCCGAGAAACGCAGGCCCGACTACCGCAGGCTGCGCGAGGCGTGGCGGGAGGATACCCGGCCCGAGTTTCCCGAACCCGGCGAGTAG